In Alkalihalobacillus sp. FSL W8-0930, a single window of DNA contains:
- a CDS encoding GNAT family N-acetyltransferase — MTFSFQLATTENTEAMCQLMHEAFSIYTDPPSSALLETEDTLIQALQSGEQAALLFDQDHQILAMCRFIESEGNLYFFRFAVKSDRQGSGLGSVFLQRLEAYATERGFTHTTCKVRKNLHQNISFYQKNGYQIDQQFVPEQQHSTPVFLLEKKLVKVDKKKTSIASFV, encoded by the coding sequence ATGACTTTTTCTTTTCAATTAGCAACCACCGAGAATACAGAAGCAATGTGCCAGCTCATGCATGAAGCGTTCTCTATTTATACCGACCCACCGTCAAGCGCTTTGCTTGAAACAGAAGATACCTTAATACAGGCACTGCAGTCAGGGGAACAAGCGGCTTTGCTGTTTGATCAGGATCACCAGATACTTGCCATGTGCCGTTTTATTGAAAGTGAAGGCAACCTATACTTTTTTCGATTTGCGGTGAAATCAGATAGGCAGGGCTCAGGTCTTGGCAGTGTGTTCCTTCAGAGGCTTGAAGCTTACGCAACTGAGAGAGGCTTCACGCATACAACGTGTAAGGTTAGAAAGAATCTCCATCAAAACATTTCTTTTTATCAAAAAAACGGGTATCAGATTGATCAACAGTTTGTCCCTGAACAGCAACATTCCACGCCAGTCTTTCTTCTAGAAAAAAAGCTTGTAAAAGTAGACAAAAAAAAGACGAGCATTGCCTCTTTTGTCTGA
- the trmL gene encoding tRNA (uridine(34)/cytosine(34)/5-carboxymethylaminomethyluridine(34)-2'-O)-methyltransferase TrmL, whose amino-acid sequence MGLNIVLYQPEIPANTGNIARTCAGTNTSLHLIRPLGFSTDDRMLKRAGCDYWPNVKIHYYDSFQELTDRFPEASMYLIETVGTKNYCDYDYSNMDEEIFFVFGRETTGLPDDIIETYKDTCLRIPQTDKVRSLNLSNTAAIVIYEAIRQQGFKGI is encoded by the coding sequence TTGGGCTTAAATATTGTTTTATATCAACCGGAAATTCCTGCGAATACAGGGAATATTGCTAGAACATGTGCTGGTACGAATACATCCCTGCATTTAATTCGTCCGTTAGGCTTTTCAACCGATGATCGTATGTTAAAACGAGCAGGCTGTGACTACTGGCCAAATGTAAAGATTCATTATTATGACTCATTTCAAGAACTAACTGATCGCTTCCCAGAAGCATCTATGTACTTAATTGAAACAGTTGGCACAAAAAACTATTGCGATTATGACTACTCAAATATGGATGAAGAAATCTTCTTTGTATTTGGACGTGAAACAACAGGATTACCAGATGATATTATTGAAACGTACAAAGATACATGCTTGCGGATTCCGCAAACGGATAAAGTGAGATCATTAAACTTATCAAATACAGCAGCCATTGTTATCTATGAAGCGATTAGACAGCAAGGGTTTAAAGGGATTTAA
- a CDS encoding amidase domain-containing protein, with translation MDQSIVNVIHQLAKNRNQSFVDLGQHQPKDLMRGKHALNRRQVNLVHSRAAGDIVKVQQIADLTVVDYVVQYEWLIKQKDQLYVEERQERRRTQLRANDVESDEEMMLDEHELDPTSPLLPNVVEEMDESRQKSRYNRRGAVRYAERWWNDYNPEYNRFTDNCTNFISQCLYEGGAPMNRTGQKSKGWWTDGASWSLSWTVAHSLRWYLSGSTKGLKGEEKQTASELEPGDVICYDFTGDGRWQHTTIVVAKDENNEPLVNAQTVNSRMRYWSYEDSTAWTPEIKYKFFKIVVI, from the coding sequence ATGGACCAATCTATTGTTAACGTCATTCATCAGCTGGCAAAAAATCGAAATCAATCATTTGTTGATCTTGGCCAACACCAGCCCAAAGACCTAATGAGAGGTAAACACGCTCTCAACCGGCGTCAAGTCAACCTAGTTCATTCAAGGGCAGCGGGAGATATTGTAAAGGTACAACAAATAGCTGATTTGACCGTCGTTGATTATGTTGTACAGTACGAATGGTTAATAAAGCAGAAGGATCAGCTCTACGTAGAGGAAAGGCAGGAGCGAAGAAGAACTCAATTACGCGCAAACGACGTGGAATCAGACGAAGAGATGATGCTTGATGAACATGAGCTTGATCCAACAAGTCCACTCCTACCGAACGTCGTAGAGGAGATGGATGAGTCCAGACAAAAGAGTCGATATAACCGCCGCGGAGCCGTTCGTTATGCCGAGCGTTGGTGGAATGATTATAACCCTGAATACAACCGGTTCACAGATAATTGTACAAACTTCATTTCACAGTGCCTTTATGAAGGAGGAGCTCCTATGAACCGAACAGGCCAGAAGAGTAAGGGCTGGTGGACGGACGGGGCGAGCTGGAGTTTAAGCTGGACGGTCGCTCATTCTTTACGTTGGTATTTAAGTGGATCTACAAAAGGTCTAAAAGGGGAAGAGAAGCAGACCGCTTCAGAGCTTGAGCCCGGTGATGTGATTTGTTATGACTTCACGGGAGACGGCAGGTGGCAGCACACAACGATTGTTGTCGCTAAAGACGAAAACAACGAACCGCTGGTAAATGCGCAAACGGTTAATAGTCGGATGCGCTACTGGAGCTATGAGGACTCAACGGCTTGGACACCGGAGATTAAATATAAGTTTTTTAAGATTGTCGTTATTTAG
- a CDS encoding NAD-dependent succinate-semialdehyde dehydrogenase: protein MNFYINGEWIGEELEKTDVYNPATGEVVDQVPKGGEREAKAAVDAAHGAFPEWAAKTAYERSELLEKWHALIEEHQDELARTMTEEQGKPLKEATGEIAYSNSFIKWYAEEGKRVYGETIPASATDKRLFVIKQPVGVVAAITPWNFPAAMITRKLAPALAVGCTTVLKPSSQTPLTALKLVELAEKAGIPKGVINVVTGSSSEISEAWQSDSRVRKLTFTGSTEIGKQLMSGASETMKKLSLELGGHAPLIVTSDADLDLAADQAVASKFRNGGQTCVCANRIFVAEEIEEAFTEKFAEAVSKLVVGEGLNEETDIGPLIDEDAVEKVMEHIKDATEKGAKVVVGGNRKDGQFIEPTVISGVTDNMVCMKEETFGPLAPISTFKTEEEAVERANATPYGLAAYLFTQNLTRAIKLAEKLDYGIVGVNDGGPSAAQAPFGGWKESGLGREGGHQGIEEYLETKYVSVKLS from the coding sequence ATGAACTTTTATATAAACGGTGAATGGATCGGAGAAGAACTTGAAAAGACAGATGTCTATAACCCTGCTACAGGCGAGGTAGTAGATCAGGTGCCAAAGGGCGGAGAGCGTGAAGCAAAGGCAGCCGTTGATGCGGCGCATGGAGCGTTTCCGGAATGGGCTGCCAAAACAGCCTATGAACGAAGTGAGCTTTTAGAAAAATGGCATGCATTAATTGAGGAGCACCAGGATGAGCTTGCTCGTACGATGACTGAGGAGCAAGGAAAACCTTTAAAAGAAGCGACTGGAGAGATTGCGTACTCAAATTCCTTTATTAAATGGTATGCCGAGGAAGGCAAACGCGTATATGGAGAAACGATTCCTGCATCAGCAACAGACAAGCGCTTATTTGTGATCAAGCAGCCAGTTGGAGTGGTCGCAGCAATTACGCCATGGAACTTCCCGGCAGCAATGATCACTCGTAAGTTAGCTCCGGCTCTTGCAGTAGGGTGTACAACAGTCCTAAAGCCATCAAGTCAAACGCCACTTACTGCTTTAAAGCTTGTTGAATTAGCTGAGAAAGCAGGTATTCCTAAGGGTGTCATTAATGTTGTGACAGGTAGCTCCAGTGAAATTTCTGAAGCATGGCAGTCAGATAGCCGCGTTCGCAAGCTAACATTTACCGGTTCCACTGAGATTGGGAAGCAGCTGATGAGCGGTGCATCTGAAACGATGAAGAAGCTGTCACTTGAACTGGGTGGACATGCACCGTTAATCGTGACAAGTGATGCAGACTTGGACCTTGCTGCAGACCAGGCTGTTGCGTCTAAATTTAGAAATGGTGGACAAACATGCGTATGTGCCAATCGAATCTTTGTAGCCGAAGAAATTGAAGAAGCCTTTACGGAGAAATTTGCAGAAGCTGTTTCTAAGCTTGTTGTAGGTGAAGGATTAAACGAAGAGACAGATATCGGTCCTTTAATCGACGAAGACGCGGTCGAGAAGGTAATGGAGCATATTAAAGATGCAACTGAAAAAGGAGCAAAAGTTGTAGTTGGCGGAAATCGCAAAGATGGACAATTCATCGAGCCAACAGTGATTTCTGGTGTAACAGACAATATGGTTTGTATGAAGGAAGAAACGTTTGGACCACTTGCTCCAATTTCTACTTTCAAAACAGAAGAGGAAGCCGTTGAACGTGCCAATGCGACGCCATACGGACTTGCGGCTTACTTGTTTACTCAGAATCTAACACGTGCAATCAAGCTAGCTGAGAAGCTAGACTACGGAATTGTAGGCGTAAATGATGGCGGACCATCCGCAGCTCAAGCCCCATTTGGTGGCTGGAAAGAAAGTGGACTTGGACGCGAAGGCGGCCATCAAGGAATTGAAGAATACCTTGAAACAAAATATGTGTCTGTGAAATTATCGTAA
- a CDS encoding M42 family metallopeptidase, whose translation MTDDRVTETVELIKELVQIPSPTGNTYEVIQFVKSYLDELGIENKLNRKGGLLATIPGEDTSQHRMLTAHVDTLGAIVKEIKPSGRLRMDLIGGFRYNAIEGEYCQIETSSGAKFTGTILMHQTSVHVYKEAGTAERNQKNMEIRLDERVHSTDDVRKLGIEVGDFISFDPRVEETESGYVKSRHLDDKASVALLLQLMKRVKEEGLTLPYTTHFLISNNEEIGYGGNASISPETVEYLAVDMGAMGDGQSTDEYSASICVKDASGPYHYLLRKHLVSLAETHGVDYKLDIYPYYGSDASAAIRSGHDIVHGLVGPGIDSSHAYERTHRDSLDHTGTLLYHYVQSKLVI comes from the coding sequence ATGACAGACGATCGCGTAACAGAAACAGTTGAGTTAATAAAAGAGCTTGTGCAGATTCCAAGCCCAACAGGGAATACATATGAAGTCATTCAATTTGTAAAATCATATCTAGATGAATTAGGGATTGAAAACAAACTCAATCGTAAGGGTGGACTGTTAGCTACGATTCCTGGAGAGGATACAAGCCAGCATCGAATGCTAACAGCGCATGTTGATACATTAGGGGCAATTGTAAAAGAGATTAAGCCTAGCGGGCGCCTACGCATGGATTTGATCGGTGGCTTTCGCTATAACGCCATTGAAGGGGAATACTGTCAAATTGAGACTTCATCAGGGGCAAAGTTTACTGGAACCATTCTTATGCACCAGACTTCTGTTCACGTGTATAAGGAGGCTGGCACAGCCGAACGTAATCAAAAGAATATGGAAATCCGTTTAGATGAGCGCGTTCACTCTACTGATGATGTTCGGAAACTGGGTATTGAAGTGGGAGACTTTATTTCATTTGATCCTCGAGTTGAGGAAACAGAAAGTGGCTATGTGAAATCAAGACATCTTGATGACAAAGCAAGTGTTGCATTGTTGCTTCAGTTAATGAAACGAGTGAAAGAGGAAGGTCTTACTCTTCCTTACACAACTCATTTCTTAATCTCGAACAATGAGGAGATCGGCTACGGAGGGAATGCGAGCATTTCGCCGGAAACAGTTGAATATCTTGCGGTGGATATGGGAGCAATGGGAGATGGCCAATCAACCGATGAGTACTCTGCTTCGATCTGTGTAAAGGATGCAAGTGGACCGTACCATTACTTGCTTCGTAAGCATCTCGTTAGCTTGGCTGAAACGCACGGAGTTGACTATAAGCTGGACATTTATCCGTACTACGGTTCAGATGCATCAGCGGCTATTCGTTCTGGTCATGATATCGTACATGGACTTGTGGGACCAGGTATTGATTCCTCGCATGCGTATGAGCGTACGCATCGTGATTCCCTAGATCACACAGGTACGTTGCTTTATCATTATGTTCAATCTAAATTAGTGATCTAA
- a CDS encoding phenylalanine--tRNA ligase beta subunit-related protein: MLEATIDSSITTTYPTLTFGLISYKPIAISTSPQMIQGRIRYFQEVLSVSLEDKDLTTIEGIAAWREIFKTFGIPASRYRPSHEALYRRVKKGEFLEAPHSAIDLNNFFSLEYQIPVGIYDTTKLSGPISFRIGKAGETYEGLNGRVFQAEGKLISADQHGPFGSPIVDSVRSSVQTTTTEAIQIFYLNPALSSDEAGQLLSRAAQMFTQVHGGEAEWTLVQSGKQNV, from the coding sequence GTGCTAGAAGCTACAATTGATTCATCTATAACAACTACTTATCCAACCTTAACATTTGGACTCATATCGTACAAACCAATTGCCATAAGTACTTCCCCTCAAATGATACAAGGTCGTATCAGGTATTTTCAAGAGGTACTTTCTGTTTCTTTAGAAGATAAGGACCTAACGACCATAGAAGGCATTGCTGCTTGGCGTGAAATATTTAAAACATTTGGCATACCAGCTTCGCGTTATCGTCCTTCACATGAAGCTCTTTATCGTCGTGTGAAAAAAGGAGAATTCCTTGAAGCACCTCATTCCGCCATCGACCTCAATAACTTTTTTTCATTAGAATATCAAATTCCAGTTGGCATCTACGATACGACTAAGCTGTCTGGACCGATAAGCTTTCGTATAGGGAAAGCAGGAGAAACCTATGAAGGATTAAATGGTCGAGTGTTCCAAGCTGAAGGAAAGTTGATTAGTGCCGACCAGCACGGTCCTTTTGGAAGTCCCATTGTCGATTCTGTTCGCTCTTCTGTTCAAACAACCACTACTGAGGCTATCCAAATTTTCTACTTAAATCCTGCTCTATCCTCGGATGAAGCGGGTCAGCTTTTAAGCCGCGCCGCTCAGATGTTTACTCAGGTTCACGGAGGAGAAGCTGAGTGGACTCTTGTTCAAAGCGGTAAGCAAAACGTTTAA
- a CDS encoding Dps family protein: MSQEKIGHILNNQVSNWSVLFTKLHNYHWYVKGPQFFTLHEKFEELYNEASGYIDELAERLLALKGKPLATMKEHLETATVKEAENNLSAESMVEDIVHDFTILIDELKEGMEAAENLGDQTTADMLLAIHQSLEKHNWMLRSFLR; encoded by the coding sequence ATGTCACAAGAAAAAATCGGACACATTCTAAACAATCAGGTATCGAATTGGAGCGTTCTTTTCACCAAACTTCACAACTATCACTGGTATGTAAAAGGACCTCAATTCTTTACTCTCCATGAAAAATTTGAGGAATTATATAATGAAGCATCTGGCTATATTGATGAATTAGCTGAGCGTTTACTTGCTTTAAAGGGTAAACCACTTGCAACAATGAAAGAGCATCTAGAAACAGCAACCGTGAAGGAAGCTGAAAATAATTTGTCTGCAGAATCAATGGTAGAGGATATCGTCCATGACTTTACGATCTTAATTGATGAGCTGAAGGAAGGCATGGAAGCGGCTGAGAACCTTGGTGACCAAACAACAGCTGATATGCTGCTTGCGATTCACCAATCACTTGAAAAGCACAACTGGATGCTTCGTTCATTCCTACGTTAA
- a CDS encoding manganese catalase family protein: MYYYKEELINIIKPAEPDPAAAKVLQEILGGHYGEMRTMMQYFFQSSNFRGKEKQFRDVLRGVFLEEIAHVELVQNTINALLDESGAPGAGAQASDQAPLDDAIKQEANPHHYIIGAQASLPVDAAGNPWNGSWVYSHGNLVADLLDNVVLESTGVLQKTRIYEMSSNPTFRETLAFLIVRDNAHQNVFAKALETLGVDWGKLFPVPNYDINKYPECRKFVDMGYHNTQFNFRLDPTKIAEVVKGQTPSRNGGDLSITPPPEGFPVPELRTMPNEHSPGLNDLNNL; the protein is encoded by the coding sequence TATTATTACAAAGAAGAGCTTATTAACATTATCAAGCCCGCTGAACCTGATCCGGCCGCTGCCAAGGTACTACAAGAGATTTTAGGTGGTCATTATGGTGAGATGCGAACCATGATGCAATATTTCTTTCAAAGCTCTAATTTCAGAGGAAAAGAAAAGCAGTTTCGAGATGTGTTACGAGGCGTATTCCTTGAGGAAATTGCTCATGTAGAGCTAGTTCAAAATACAATAAATGCACTATTAGACGAATCTGGCGCTCCTGGTGCAGGCGCACAAGCGAGTGACCAGGCACCACTTGATGATGCAATTAAACAAGAGGCAAATCCACATCATTATATCATTGGTGCTCAAGCTTCCCTACCGGTTGATGCTGCGGGTAATCCTTGGAACGGTTCTTGGGTCTACAGTCATGGCAATCTTGTTGCAGATCTTTTAGATAATGTAGTGTTAGAATCAACAGGTGTGCTACAAAAAACAAGAATTTATGAAATGAGTAGTAATCCAACGTTCCGTGAAACATTGGCCTTTCTAATCGTGCGTGACAATGCCCACCAAAATGTTTTTGCAAAAGCTCTCGAGACGTTAGGTGTTGATTGGGGCAAACTGTTTCCAGTCCCTAATTATGATATCAACAAATATCCAGAATGCCGTAAGTTTGTGGACATGGGATATCATAATACCCAATTCAATTTTAGACTCGATCCAACTAAAATAGCTGAAGTCGTAAAAGGTCAAACACCTAGTCGTAATGGTGGTGATTTATCTATCACTCCACCTCCAGAAGGATTCCCTGTTCCTGAGCTTCGAACCATGCCAAACGAGCATAGTCCTGGTTTAAATGATCTAAATAATTTGTAA
- the queG gene encoding tRNA epoxyqueuosine(34) reductase QueG has translation MTYAQLKEELIAYSKTIGIDKIGFASADAFLTLKDRLLVQQELGYQSGFEEPDIEKRVNPNLSLPKARSIISIALAYPSRMKDPPKSTKGDRRGVFCRASWGKDYHHILRDRLKKLEDFLNEKVPEAKTLSMVDTGALSDRAVAERAGIGWSAKNCAIITPEFGSYVYLGDLLTTLPFEPDTPITDQCGTCNKCVDACPTGALIQGGQLDSNKCIAFLTQTKGFLPEQYRKKLGNRIYGCDTCQQVCPKNKGIDVHNHPEMEPDPDIAKPQLIPLLTMSNREFKERFGDISGSWRGKKPIQRNAIIALAHFKEESALPVLKTLLTSDPRPVIRGTAAWAIGKIGRTDEEEVTLKHAEMIEKDEDVLNEIKKGLDLLETNVTRN, from the coding sequence ATGACGTACGCCCAGTTAAAAGAAGAACTGATCGCATACAGTAAAACAATCGGGATCGATAAAATTGGGTTCGCGTCAGCGGATGCATTTTTAACATTAAAGGATCGACTATTAGTTCAACAGGAGCTTGGGTACCAATCAGGCTTTGAAGAACCAGATATAGAAAAACGAGTGAACCCAAATCTTAGCTTACCCAAGGCACGATCAATTATCTCTATTGCTCTTGCCTACCCCTCGCGTATGAAGGATCCACCAAAAAGTACAAAAGGTGATCGAAGAGGCGTTTTCTGTCGGGCTTCATGGGGTAAAGATTATCACCACATTTTGCGAGATCGCTTAAAGAAGCTAGAGGACTTTTTAAATGAAAAAGTTCCTGAAGCAAAGACACTCTCAATGGTTGATACGGGCGCTCTATCAGACAGGGCTGTTGCCGAAAGAGCCGGCATTGGCTGGAGTGCAAAAAACTGTGCCATTATCACACCAGAATTCGGCAGTTATGTGTACTTGGGCGATTTGCTTACAACGCTGCCTTTTGAACCCGATACACCTATTACAGATCAATGCGGCACATGTAATAAATGCGTGGATGCCTGTCCAACTGGTGCCTTAATTCAAGGTGGTCAGCTTGATTCGAATAAGTGTATTGCTTTTTTGACGCAAACAAAAGGGTTTTTGCCTGAACAATATCGCAAGAAGCTTGGGAACCGTATATATGGCTGTGATACGTGCCAGCAGGTTTGTCCGAAGAATAAAGGGATCGATGTGCACAACCATCCTGAGATGGAGCCGGACCCGGATATTGCTAAACCACAGCTGATTCCTTTGCTAACAATGAGTAATCGTGAATTTAAAGAGCGATTCGGCGACATTTCTGGCTCTTGGCGTGGAAAGAAACCAATCCAACGAAATGCCATCATTGCACTGGCTCATTTTAAAGAAGAAAGTGCATTACCTGTTTTAAAAACACTGCTTACGTCTGATCCTCGTCCAGTCATTAGAGGAACAGCAGCATGGGCGATCGGCAAAATCGGTCGGACGGATGAAGAAGAAGTGACCCTCAAACATGCAGAAATGATCGAAAAAGATGAAGATGTGTTGAACGAGATCAAGAAAGGTCTGGATTTGTTGGAAACAAACGTAACAAGGAACTAG
- a CDS encoding methylated-DNA--[protein]-cysteine S-methyltransferase gives MNQRSACFVDEMTSPIGPLTIVASEQGVCHLHFGTIESIHSTLRAKLLKLGMSGEWQQCSDTLASAIEQLSEYFSGKRQTFDLPLDLCGTQFQKRVWKELSVIEFGQTKSYKEIAEAIGAPKAVRAIGGANNRNPVPIIVPCHRVIGSNGSMVGYGGGLDKKEMLLIHEGSREEVLAL, from the coding sequence ATGAACCAACGCTCAGCTTGTTTTGTAGATGAAATGACAAGTCCCATTGGCCCATTAACCATTGTTGCATCGGAGCAAGGAGTATGTCATCTCCACTTTGGAACCATTGAAAGTATCCACTCAACACTAAGAGCAAAGCTCTTGAAACTCGGAATGAGCGGAGAATGGCAGCAGTGTTCAGATACACTAGCATCCGCGATTGAACAATTGTCCGAGTATTTTTCCGGTAAACGTCAAACATTCGATCTGCCTCTTGACTTATGTGGCACACAATTCCAAAAGCGTGTGTGGAAAGAATTAAGTGTTATTGAATTTGGTCAAACTAAGTCCTATAAGGAGATTGCTGAAGCCATTGGAGCACCTAAAGCCGTACGGGCAATAGGAGGCGCAAATAACCGCAATCCAGTTCCTATTATTGTACCGTGTCATCGTGTGATCGGTAGTAACGGTTCAATGGTCGGTTATGGTGGAGGACTTGATAAAAAGGAAATGTTATTAATTCATGAAGGCTCAAGAGAAGAAGTTTTAGCTCTTTAA